The Streptomyces sp. YIM 121038 genome includes a window with the following:
- a CDS encoding transposase yields MRSSCTSGTSPRTVNFLPRHLHELQPKNRSDQQDPAWRRLYGCRSGIEGTVNEIVNGHRMRRCRCRCHGLAKTHVQHILTAIAINAERLSEQSAEPSPTVPAPRPRSSATSKSEDCPDRCGGAKANDQDCQDPRQSRSV; encoded by the coding sequence GTGCGTTCCTCCTGCACCAGCGGAACCTCGCCCCGGACCGTCAACTTCCTCCCGCGGCATCTGCATGAGCTCCAACCCAAGAATCGCTCTGACCAGCAGGATCCCGCATGGCGGCGACTCTACGGCTGCCGGTCCGGGATCGAGGGCACCGTGAACGAGATCGTCAACGGCCATCGGATGCGCCGCTGCCGCTGCCGCTGCCACGGACTGGCCAAGACCCACGTTCAGCACATCCTGACCGCGATCGCCATCAACGCCGAACGTCTCAGCGAACAGAGCGCAGAGCCCTCCCCTACCGTCCCCGCCCCCCGACCACGTTCCAGCGCTACCTCGAAGAGCGAGGACTGCCCCGACCGCTGTGGTGGCGCCAAGGCAAATGATCAGGACTGCCAAGATCCCCGACAGAGTCGCTCAGTATGA
- a CDS encoding type I polyketide synthase, whose protein sequence is MIASARGPESLWPAPPPDALLRLQEGALHAVKTLAPNTGGSAAALLLYPLRGHATHPSLTLITGFFRTLAHEHPSADRAVVTDADLDTCLGQLGTEMAARRDHTVVQYRQGLRYVAQVCPAPLPTTQHGASCLGGARKLSSWPPVVRVVPPPSRVDRTLHGFLLEAKARSANQCLPVVVPAALRDLLTTDGNRLRPLLYVLGWHDASGQCNDTAVIHTAAALEMVHAFWLIHDDSTPAHHPHPQSPHHAPTRGGPMPHGNDRLTTALRAALRDDAHLKQEAQQLAAMPQEPIAVVAMGCRFPERVNTPDELWQLLDEGRDAVSSLPQDRGWDLSPWQELRTRHSIVPPMPSGAGLADAADFDAAFFDLSPREALAMDPQQRLLLETAWETLERAGIDPTQLRSTATGVYTGIVCTAYGSPALAQPNGRPDESYGLTGTTASVASGRIAYTFGLTGPAITVDTACSSSLAAIHLACQALRAGDCHLALAGGASVHSTPEILLGLATLNALAPDGRCKAFGATADGMGLSEGVGLVLLERLSDARRHDHPVLAVVRGSAINQDGASNGLTAPNGPSQQRVIRAALNNAGLKPEDIDAVEAHGTGTALGDPIEVQALIATYGEQRLAGRPLYLGSIKSNLGHTVAAAGIAGLIKLVLALRHEHLPRTLHADEPSPHIDWDNSGIHLLREPVPWPTASNRTRRAAVSSFGISGTNVHLVLEEAPQDAAPERADEHAEPLLFPVSAKTPDALRRQGDLLRQLVTERPEVRPVDLAHALATTRAHLRHRAAFTARTREGLLTQLTALSKGSPAPGLSTGTAPGGGVVWVFPGQGSPWPGMGIQLYEAEPAFRQQLDTCAKALAPWVDWDLLAVLRGTDGAPTVDELSVVQPVLWAMMVSLARLWESYGIVPDAVVGHSQGEIAAACVAGALSLTEAARVIALRSRAAATLSGQGDMASLALSETEATELLAPYNRQVAIAAVNSPSSTVVSGPRQSLEDIVAQCAARGIPARVLDITFPSHNPTMDRLRGRILTELAEVTPRPTQYALYSTVGGHPHDTPLPGEQMDAAYWWQNIRHPVHFHDTVQSLLTTGHTTFIEVSPRPLLLPALHEICAGASVPTVCVGSLHHDRGTWADFLTQLGEAYVYGFPLSWSRLAARLPSGVRYRVPLPTYPFQRRRFWPAPPVNGARNLRPVSAGPPPQPLSEEAAELVAQLAPRTAAERPSLILHTVRTHMATLIGHSSTQDIPLYTSLTELGFDSLTATRLRQRLIRCTGLDVPASVLVDHPTAHALAAYLGQRLVLTPDTTPAEMAKPSDGTVTADNALDAPHRGAADRRTGKLAAHVRNALDRAEPEAALKLLTRAGRLLPVFTAPPSESATMLPRLAQGPARPTLICLPSLLGGAGPFQYARLAAAFHNVRDVHLLPLPGHRPGSQLPDTLTTFAQTQAQNLTACAGQTVLLGHSSGGWAAYTIVSALCAQGTPPAGLILLDTPAPGTPSPEQTTAVLRHLMAQPDDAANDDYGLTTSGAYLALFDGWNPPPLPLTTLLVKATTPLPDTDAPLPPWPTADTVRETAADHFSLLREDAPATATVINEWLEHLP, encoded by the coding sequence GTGATCGCATCAGCCCGCGGACCGGAGTCCCTCTGGCCTGCTCCGCCCCCCGATGCGCTGCTGCGCCTGCAGGAGGGCGCACTGCACGCCGTGAAAACCCTCGCCCCGAACACGGGCGGCTCGGCGGCAGCGTTGCTCCTGTACCCGCTGCGCGGCCACGCCACGCATCCGTCCCTGACCCTGATCACCGGCTTCTTCCGTACCCTGGCGCACGAACATCCCAGTGCTGACCGTGCCGTGGTCACCGACGCCGACCTGGACACCTGCCTCGGTCAGCTCGGTACGGAGATGGCCGCGCGCCGGGACCACACCGTCGTCCAGTACCGCCAGGGCCTGCGGTACGTGGCGCAGGTGTGCCCCGCACCGCTGCCGACCACCCAGCACGGCGCCTCCTGCCTTGGAGGTGCGCGGAAGCTGTCGTCGTGGCCACCGGTGGTGCGCGTGGTACCACCGCCGTCCCGGGTCGACAGGACGCTGCACGGCTTCCTCCTCGAGGCCAAGGCGCGCAGTGCCAACCAATGCCTGCCCGTGGTTGTTCCCGCCGCGTTGCGGGACCTCCTGACCACCGACGGCAATCGGCTGCGCCCACTGCTCTATGTGCTCGGCTGGCATGACGCCAGCGGACAGTGCAACGACACGGCCGTCATCCACACGGCGGCAGCTCTTGAGATGGTCCACGCCTTCTGGCTCATCCACGACGACAGCACGCCAGCCCATCATCCACATCCTCAAAGCCCCCACCACGCGCCTACACGAGGAGGCCCGATGCCACACGGCAACGACCGGTTGACCACCGCGCTCCGCGCAGCTCTGCGCGACGACGCCCATCTCAAACAGGAAGCCCAACAACTCGCTGCCATGCCCCAGGAGCCCATAGCCGTCGTGGCTATGGGCTGCCGCTTCCCAGAGCGAGTAAACACTCCGGATGAACTGTGGCAGTTGCTGGACGAAGGCCGCGACGCCGTCTCCAGCCTGCCCCAGGACCGTGGCTGGGACCTTTCTCCCTGGCAAGAGCTGCGAACCCGGCATTCCATAGTCCCGCCTATGCCTTCAGGGGCTGGCCTCGCGGATGCCGCCGACTTCGACGCCGCGTTCTTCGACCTCTCCCCTCGGGAAGCACTAGCCATGGACCCGCAGCAGCGTCTGCTGCTGGAGACAGCCTGGGAGACACTGGAGCGCGCCGGCATCGACCCGACCCAATTGAGATCCACCGCCACCGGTGTGTACACCGGTATCGTCTGCACCGCCTACGGAAGTCCGGCGCTAGCGCAACCCAACGGACGCCCTGACGAGAGCTATGGCCTGACCGGCACCACCGCCAGTGTCGCCTCCGGCCGGATCGCCTACACCTTCGGCCTGACCGGTCCCGCGATCACCGTGGACACCGCATGCTCCTCCTCACTAGCCGCGATCCACCTAGCCTGTCAGGCACTGCGCGCCGGGGACTGCCACCTTGCCCTGGCCGGCGGCGCCTCCGTGCACTCCACCCCCGAGATCCTGCTCGGGCTCGCCACGCTCAACGCCCTCGCTCCCGACGGCCGCTGCAAAGCGTTCGGCGCCACTGCCGACGGCATGGGGCTGTCCGAGGGGGTGGGCCTCGTCCTGCTGGAACGACTGAGCGACGCTCGCCGCCACGACCACCCCGTACTCGCGGTTGTCCGCGGCTCCGCCATCAACCAGGACGGCGCCTCCAACGGCCTCACCGCCCCTAACGGCCCCTCACAGCAACGCGTCATCCGCGCCGCCCTGAACAACGCTGGGCTGAAGCCCGAGGACATCGACGCGGTGGAGGCGCACGGCACCGGTACCGCACTCGGCGACCCCATCGAGGTCCAAGCCCTGATTGCCACCTACGGCGAACAGCGCCTTGCAGGGCGGCCGTTGTACCTGGGCTCCATCAAGTCCAACCTCGGCCACACCGTGGCGGCGGCAGGAATCGCCGGACTTATCAAGCTCGTCCTCGCCCTCCGCCACGAACACTTGCCCCGCACTCTGCACGCCGACGAACCGAGCCCGCACATCGACTGGGACAATAGCGGCATCCACCTGCTACGAGAACCGGTCCCCTGGCCGACCGCCTCGAACCGCACCCGGCGAGCCGCGGTGTCCTCCTTCGGCATTTCCGGTACCAACGTGCATCTCGTGCTGGAGGAAGCACCGCAAGACGCCGCTCCCGAGCGGGCAGATGAGCACGCCGAACCCTTGCTGTTCCCTGTCTCCGCCAAGACCCCGGACGCACTGCGTCGGCAGGGAGACCTGTTACGTCAGCTGGTCACCGAGCGCCCCGAAGTCCGCCCGGTCGATCTCGCCCACGCCCTCGCCACGACCCGCGCTCACCTGCGTCACCGCGCCGCCTTTACCGCCCGTACCCGCGAGGGACTCCTCACACAGCTCACCGCCTTGTCCAAAGGCAGCCCTGCTCCGGGCCTCTCTACCGGAACAGCTCCTGGTGGAGGTGTGGTGTGGGTGTTTCCCGGTCAGGGCTCGCCATGGCCGGGCATGGGCATCCAGCTCTACGAGGCCGAACCGGCCTTCCGGCAACAGCTGGACACTTGCGCCAAGGCCCTGGCCCCGTGGGTGGACTGGGACCTGCTTGCCGTGCTGCGCGGCACCGACGGCGCACCCACCGTGGATGAACTGAGCGTAGTCCAGCCAGTGTTGTGGGCCATGATGGTGTCCCTGGCCCGGCTGTGGGAGTCCTACGGCATCGTCCCCGACGCCGTGGTCGGCCACTCCCAGGGAGAGATCGCCGCCGCATGCGTCGCCGGAGCACTCTCACTGACCGAAGCGGCCCGCGTTATCGCCCTGCGCTCACGCGCCGCCGCCACACTTTCCGGTCAGGGCGACATGGCCTCACTGGCTCTGAGCGAGACCGAGGCGACAGAGCTGCTTGCTCCCTACAACAGACAGGTGGCCATCGCAGCCGTCAACAGCCCCTCCTCAACCGTAGTCTCCGGCCCCCGACAATCACTGGAAGACATCGTCGCCCAATGCGCGGCACGCGGCATTCCGGCACGGGTACTGGACATCACCTTCCCCTCCCACAACCCCACGATGGACCGACTGCGCGGGCGGATCCTCACCGAACTGGCCGAGGTGACACCGCGCCCCACGCAATACGCCCTGTACTCAACCGTCGGCGGCCACCCACACGACACGCCACTGCCGGGAGAACAAATGGACGCCGCCTACTGGTGGCAGAACATCCGCCACCCTGTCCACTTCCACGACACCGTCCAAAGTCTTCTCACCACCGGACACACCACTTTCATCGAAGTCAGCCCCCGCCCACTCCTCCTCCCCGCACTCCACGAAATCTGTGCCGGAGCCTCCGTGCCGACGGTGTGTGTCGGTTCCCTGCACCACGACCGGGGCACCTGGGCCGACTTCCTCACTCAGCTTGGCGAGGCATACGTCTATGGCTTTCCTCTCTCCTGGTCCCGGCTGGCCGCTCGTCTGCCCTCCGGAGTTCGGTACCGCGTTCCGCTGCCGACCTACCCGTTCCAACGCCGACGCTTCTGGCCTGCCCCGCCCGTGAACGGCGCCCGGAACCTACGGCCCGTCAGCGCCGGGCCACCGCCCCAGCCACTGTCGGAGGAGGCAGCGGAACTGGTCGCCCAGCTCGCGCCGCGGACAGCTGCGGAGCGCCCCTCCCTGATTCTGCACACGGTACGCACTCACATGGCGACGCTCATCGGCCACAGCAGCACACAGGACATCCCCCTCTACACCTCGCTGACAGAACTGGGCTTCGACTCCTTGACGGCCACCCGGCTCCGTCAGCGGCTCATCCGGTGCACCGGACTGGACGTGCCCGCATCTGTTCTCGTCGACCACCCAACTGCTCACGCCCTCGCCGCATATCTCGGTCAGCGGCTTGTCCTGACACCGGACACGACCCCTGCCGAAATGGCCAAGCCAAGTGACGGCACCGTCACCGCAGACAACGCCCTCGATGCGCCGCACCGGGGCGCCGCCGATCGTCGTACGGGCAAGCTCGCCGCGCACGTACGCAACGCCCTGGACCGTGCCGAGCCGGAAGCGGCTCTCAAACTACTCACCCGGGCTGGACGGTTGCTACCGGTCTTCACCGCACCACCATCCGAGAGCGCCACCATGCTCCCACGTCTGGCACAGGGCCCGGCCCGGCCCACCCTCATCTGCCTGCCTTCTCTTCTCGGCGGTGCGGGCCCGTTCCAGTACGCCCGCCTCGCTGCCGCCTTTCACAACGTACGCGACGTGCACCTGCTCCCCCTCCCCGGCCACCGGCCCGGCAGCCAGCTGCCCGACACCCTGACTACCTTCGCCCAAACCCAAGCCCAGAACCTGACCGCGTGCGCCGGACAGACCGTACTACTCGGACACTCCTCCGGCGGCTGGGCTGCCTACACCATCGTCTCGGCTCTGTGCGCGCAAGGCACCCCGCCCGCGGGGCTCATCCTCCTGGACACACCAGCCCCGGGAACACCCTCCCCCGAGCAGACCACCGCAGTACTGCGCCACCTGATGGCACAGCCGGACGATGCCGCGAACGACGATTACGGCCTCACGACTTCCGGGGCGTACCTCGCCCTCTTCGACGGCTGGAACCCCCCACCACTGCCGCTGACCACCCTTCTAGTGAAGGCCACCACGCCACTCCCCGACACCGATGCGCCACTTCCCCCGTGGCCGACGGCCGACACCGTCCGGGAGACCGCCGCCGACCACTTCTCGCTTCTGCGCGAAGACGCCCCAGCGACCGCCACCGTGATCAACGAATGGCTGGAACACCTCCCGTAA
- a CDS encoding transposase, protein MWVYDRLDGLWHDEDFTAWYPRDGRPGLSPAQFATVSVLQFLLNLSDRQAAEAVRCRIDFKYALALELDDPGFHHSVLSDFRDRLAQEDRADRLFDLALQRLTAAGLVQQRGRQRTDSTHILAAARELTRLELVLEAVRAALEEIARTAPEVLDRLVTAEWGERYGRQVRMCSQPSHPAHSGRY, encoded by the coding sequence ATGTGGGTATACGACCGGCTGGACGGACTATGGCATGACGAGGACTTCACGGCGTGGTACCCACGCGACGGGCGGCCCGGGCTATCGCCGGCCCAGTTCGCCACCGTCTCCGTCCTCCAGTTCCTGCTCAACCTGTCGGACCGTCAGGCAGCGGAGGCGGTCCGCTGCCGCATTGACTTCAAATATGCCCTCGCGCTGGAGCTGGACGACCCCGGCTTCCACCACAGTGTGCTGTCCGACTTCCGTGACCGGCTTGCCCAGGAAGATCGTGCCGACCGTCTGTTTGATCTCGCACTGCAGCGGCTGACAGCAGCAGGATTGGTCCAGCAGCGTGGGCGCCAGCGCACCGACTCCACGCACATTCTTGCTGCTGCGCGGGAACTGACCCGCCTGGAACTGGTCCTGGAGGCGGTACGCGCCGCCCTGGAAGAGATCGCACGCACCGCCCCGGAAGTACTCGATCGCCTGGTCACGGCTGAATGGGGCGAACGCTATGGGCGTCAGGTGCGTATGTGCAGCCAGCCCAGTCACCCGGCTCACTCAGGCCGGTACTGA
- a CDS encoding SDR family oxidoreductase yields MAVHVSWCAPRSAAGVSVASLVSEVAAAHLRLDALVNNAGHSVPSDLPELDDEDWKRTLDVDLHGIRWCAEAAAELMDQEPAAIVNLSALPIRSVLDRYAAVAASKAAQQEALTRYLAVELGARRIRVNTVSTGLVDNYVFGYWPDVEGRRRQARAGPALGRLSLDEDVAEAVVYLASGAARAITGSTLVLDAGMSLRLAGPPPGRTTAIEPASRAEAGPGVSPDAVAVLGMGLAVPGANRPEEFWRVLRQDASTLGEPEHFDLERRFDPNPKAEDKTHVRAVGFLRGFIPHPTLAAELAEGRWASNDLTAHLMRHCLFQALGPVTRREGDWLGCYAGALPGSVSLEESMLRATAVSTADTPPAKDRLREALTPRYPHVAALPRAPSLTTWSSAPARGCCLRTVSGSSSTPPARPRSTPSASASRACCRANVTWCCVAAATPAAEATSSCSPSSKGCPRTGRSAPSTRTRPGYWSPTWPASSRSSGSTGRWPTSMRSWACLAGSAAASTARAVRELPDVTGQKLSVRRARAVNDLDADQVDWIVDHGTGTRIGDAVELEGLAEVDGPRGHVVTSNKPMGRHGGWAADVVSVVHALLGLQHHSIPSERHFGQLPRGVRADGITVSVTNQPWAPGPGHRRTAAVRAYVLGGTNGHLVLHGPEPADASAPRGALTPRADDPVVLVSWQTHLPAAMDRDATAAWLRGSGAAPRRTFGQECPLPPFKKLRMPSLTARSMDHTQLMATAVTAAFVAEHGELREQHRETTGVITGHVGPTRAMSEYSVRVGEDNLLTTVAEHPAVLPQDCDRLRAYVLLLRNRLPHANDDSMPGQLANVISCQVANRLRLNGPSLAVDSGRSSTQAALHVAGRYLATGELNVALVLGINGNSSAAMAELADARPEALAEGVVLLVLTRRSLAERPGWPILAGIHTRAAADDAAAPQITSAESASDHLGAEGAHGVLRALHLGVSEVTVCNQDDGLRVTAPGPGNQQAPPDAALNRSVLAFRRRDPVGEKDAAPALRPGALILTDSAATAQALGSRARERRRGSCARTTRKPGTLR; encoded by the coding sequence GTGGCGGTTCACGTGAGCTGGTGCGCGCCTCGGTCGGCAGCCGGGGTCTCGGTCGCCTCGCTCGTCAGCGAGGTGGCCGCGGCTCATCTGCGGCTGGATGCGCTGGTCAACAATGCTGGCCACAGTGTTCCCAGTGATCTGCCGGAACTCGACGACGAGGACTGGAAGCGCACCCTGGACGTCGATCTCCACGGGATCCGCTGGTGCGCCGAGGCCGCCGCGGAACTGATGGACCAGGAGCCGGCAGCGATCGTGAATCTCTCTGCGCTGCCCATCCGGTCCGTGCTGGACCGCTATGCGGCTGTTGCCGCGTCCAAGGCCGCGCAGCAGGAGGCTCTGACCCGCTATCTCGCGGTGGAACTGGGGGCTCGAAGGATCCGGGTGAATACGGTCTCGACGGGCCTCGTCGACAACTACGTCTTCGGCTACTGGCCTGACGTTGAGGGACGACGGAGACAAGCCAGGGCCGGGCCTGCCCTGGGGAGGCTGTCCTTGGACGAAGACGTCGCCGAGGCCGTCGTCTATCTCGCATCGGGCGCGGCCCGTGCCATCACCGGAAGCACCCTTGTGCTCGATGCAGGCATGTCACTGCGGCTCGCCGGGCCCCCGCCGGGACGCACGACGGCCATTGAGCCGGCGAGCCGGGCAGAGGCGGGCCCCGGCGTCTCACCGGACGCGGTCGCTGTGTTGGGGATGGGACTCGCGGTCCCCGGTGCGAACCGCCCGGAGGAGTTCTGGCGTGTCCTGCGCCAGGACGCGAGCACACTTGGCGAGCCTGAGCACTTCGACCTGGAGCGGCGGTTCGACCCCAATCCGAAAGCCGAGGACAAGACCCATGTACGCGCGGTGGGCTTCCTGCGCGGGTTCATCCCGCACCCGACGCTGGCCGCCGAACTAGCTGAGGGCCGCTGGGCTTCCAACGATCTGACAGCTCATCTGATGCGTCACTGCCTGTTCCAGGCCCTCGGCCCAGTCACCCGGCGCGAAGGAGACTGGCTCGGCTGCTATGCGGGCGCGCTCCCGGGCAGCGTCAGCCTGGAGGAGTCGATGCTGCGGGCCACGGCCGTCAGCACCGCAGACACACCACCGGCCAAGGACCGGCTGCGCGAGGCGCTAACGCCCCGATACCCACACGTGGCGGCGCTCCCCCGCGCCCCTTCCCTGACCACATGGTCCAGCGCTCCTGCCCGGGGCTGCTGCCTGAGGACAGTGAGCGGCTCGTCGTCGACTCCGCCTGCCCGCCCTCGCTCTACGCCGTCGGCTTCGGCGTCACGAGCCTGCTGTCGGGCGAACGTGACGTGGTGCTGTGTGGCGGCAGCAACACCGGCGGCCGAGGCGACCTCGTCCTGTTCGCCAAGCTCAAAGGGCTGTCCGCGAACGGGGAGATCCGCGCCTTCGACAAGGACGCGTCCGGGGTACTGGTCTCCGACGTGGCCGGCATCATCGCGCTCAAGCGGCTCGACCGGGCGTTGGCCGACGTCGATGCGGTCCTGGGCCTGCTTGGCGGGTTCGGCGGCTGCGTCGACGGCCAGGGCAGTGCGCGAGCTCCCGGATGTCACCGGGCAGAAACTGTCCGTCCGGCGCGCCCGCGCGGTCAACGACCTGGATGCGGACCAGGTGGACTGGATCGTCGACCACGGCACCGGCACCCGGATCGGTGACGCCGTGGAACTGGAGGGTCTGGCCGAAGTCGACGGCCCACGGGGACACGTGGTCACCTCGAACAAGCCGATGGGCAGGCACGGCGGATGGGCCGCCGACGTCGTCTCCGTTGTGCACGCCCTGCTGGGCCTACAGCACCACTCCATTCCCAGCGAACGCCACTTCGGCCAGCTCCCCAGGGGCGTACGTGCCGACGGCATCACGGTTTCGGTGACGAATCAGCCGTGGGCCCCCGGTCCCGGCCACCGCCGAACCGCCGCCGTGCGCGCCTACGTCCTGGGCGGCACCAACGGGCACCTCGTCCTGCACGGGCCCGAGCCGGCCGATGCCTCCGCGCCGCGCGGGGCGCTCACGCCACGGGCGGACGACCCCGTCGTCCTGGTCAGCTGGCAGACCCATCTGCCCGCCGCGATGGACCGGGACGCAACAGCGGCCTGGCTGCGCGGCAGCGGAGCGGCGCCCCGACGGACCTTCGGCCAGGAGTGCCCGCTGCCTCCCTTCAAGAAGCTGCGGATGCCGTCGCTCACGGCCCGCAGCATGGATCATACGCAGCTGATGGCCACGGCCGTCACTGCGGCGTTCGTCGCGGAGCACGGCGAACTGCGAGAGCAGCACCGCGAAACGACGGGAGTGATCACCGGTCATGTGGGGCCCACCCGCGCCATGTCCGAGTATTCCGTACGGGTGGGAGAGGACAACCTGCTCACCACCGTCGCCGAGCACCCGGCCGTGCTGCCACAGGACTGCGACCGCCTGCGTGCGTACGTTCTGCTGCTCCGGAACCGGCTGCCGCACGCCAATGACGACAGCATGCCGGGTCAGCTCGCCAACGTGATCTCCTGCCAGGTGGCCAACCGGCTCCGCCTCAACGGACCGTCCCTCGCAGTTGATTCCGGCCGCTCCTCAACCCAGGCCGCACTGCACGTCGCGGGACGGTATCTCGCCACCGGAGAGCTGAACGTCGCCCTGGTCCTGGGCATCAACGGCAACAGCTCAGCGGCGATGGCAGAACTGGCCGACGCCCGGCCCGAAGCCCTCGCTGAGGGCGTGGTGCTCCTGGTCCTCACCCGCCGCTCTCTCGCCGAGCGGCCGGGCTGGCCGATCCTCGCCGGCATCCATACCCGGGCGGCGGCCGACGACGCCGCAGCACCGCAGATCACATCCGCCGAGTCGGCGTCCGACCATCTGGGGGCCGAGGGCGCCCACGGCGTACTGCGTGCGCTGCACTTGGGCGTATCCGAGGTGACGGTATGCAACCAGGACGACGGCCTGCGGGTGACCGCCCCCGGCCCCGGCAACCAGCAGGCCCCGCCTGACGCTGCCCTAAACCGCTCGGTGCTCGCCTTCCGGCGCCGCGATCCCGTCGGCGAGAAGGACGCCGCGCCCGCCCTCCGCCCTGGGGCGCTGATCCTGACCGATTCGGCCGCAACCGCACAGGCTCTTGGCAGCCGAGCCCGGGAGCGCAGGCGCGGATCGTGTGCACGGACCACCCGGAAACCGGGAACGCTCCGGTGA
- a CDS encoding IS1182 family transposase, with the protein MSMRPIGDGEIPAETVRVAQAAFPKGSLAIRLRDELGVLFRDEQFADLFPSRGKPAWSPGRLALVSVLQFAEGLPDRQAALAVRARIDWKYALGLELTDPGFDYSVLSEFRTRLVEAEAGQQVFDHVLESARKAGMLKAPGRARTDSTHVLAAIRSLNRLEFVIETLRAALNALAAAAPNWLSAHADPAWFDRYATRPEDYWLPSGKAKRTELAEQTGRDGMRLLADVHAAGAPVWLRELPAVQILRRAWVQQYVFDTEGEVRWRDPKECPPGALRLVSPYDTDARASVKRDIKWDGFKVHLTETCDADTSHLITNVLTQDATVQDSTATNLVHDALAARDLLPGEHLLDAGYIDGPRIVTADRQYGITLTGPIRGNTTAQASGPYSQSAFAIDWQSQTVTCPNGKNATQWRDKISDRGAPIIIVRFSPADCRTCPARPECVSSPRAARREITLRPRAEHEAIQQARAAQGTPEWRERYAARNGIEGTLSHAVHTAGLRRCRYRGLARTRLQHQLTATAINLARLDAHLTGTPLARTRTSHFARLRPADQTIDGAK; encoded by the coding sequence GTCCCGGGGCAAGCCGGCCTGGTCCCCGGGCCGGCTCGCGCTGGTGTCGGTACTCCAGTTCGCCGAGGGGCTGCCCGATCGGCAGGCGGCCCTGGCGGTGCGGGCCCGGATCGACTGGAAATACGCCCTGGGCCTGGAGCTTACCGACCCGGGCTTCGACTACTCCGTACTCAGCGAGTTCCGCACCCGGCTGGTCGAGGCGGAAGCGGGGCAGCAGGTCTTCGACCACGTCCTGGAGTCCGCCCGGAAGGCGGGAATGCTGAAGGCGCCAGGCAGGGCCCGCACCGACTCCACCCACGTACTGGCCGCGATCCGGTCGCTGAACCGGCTGGAGTTCGTCATCGAGACCCTGCGCGCTGCGCTCAACGCACTCGCCGCTGCGGCCCCCAACTGGCTGTCCGCCCACGCTGATCCGGCCTGGTTCGACCGGTATGCCACCCGGCCGGAGGACTACTGGCTGCCCTCCGGCAAGGCCAAGCGGACCGAGTTGGCCGAGCAGACCGGCCGGGACGGCATGCGCCTGCTGGCCGACGTGCACGCCGCCGGGGCGCCCGTGTGGCTGCGCGAGCTGCCCGCCGTCCAGATCCTGCGCCGGGCCTGGGTTCAGCAGTACGTGTTCGATACGGAGGGCGAGGTGCGATGGCGGGACCCAAAAGAGTGCCCGCCGGGTGCTCTTCGCCTGGTCAGCCCCTATGACACCGACGCTCGCGCGAGTGTGAAGCGGGATATCAAGTGGGACGGTTTCAAGGTCCATTTGACCGAGACCTGCGATGCGGACACGTCTCACCTGATCACGAACGTGCTGACGCAGGACGCTACCGTCCAGGACAGCACGGCCACCAACCTGGTCCACGACGCCCTCGCCGCCAGGGACCTTCTGCCCGGCGAGCATCTACTGGACGCTGGCTACATCGACGGACCCCGCATCGTCACCGCCGATCGTCAGTACGGCATCACCCTGACCGGCCCCATCCGCGGCAACACCACTGCCCAGGCCAGCGGCCCCTACAGCCAGAGCGCCTTCGCCATCGACTGGCAGAGCCAGACCGTGACCTGCCCGAACGGCAAGAACGCCACCCAATGGCGGGACAAGATCTCCGATCGTGGCGCCCCCATCATCATCGTCCGGTTCTCACCCGCTGACTGCCGCACTTGCCCCGCGCGCCCCGAGTGCGTGAGCTCACCCCGAGCCGCGAGAAGGGAAATCACCCTGCGGCCCCGGGCCGAACACGAGGCGATCCAACAGGCCCGTGCAGCCCAGGGCACTCCCGAGTGGCGGGAACGCTACGCGGCCCGCAACGGCATCGAGGGCACCCTCTCCCACGCTGTTCACACCGCCGGTCTGCGCCGGTGCCGCTACCGCGGACTCGCCAGAACCCGCCTCCAGCACCAGCTCACCGCAACCGCGATCAACCTTGCCCGCCTCGACGCCCACCTCACCGGAACACCCCTGGCCCGGACCCGCACCAGCCACTTCGCACGACTTCGCCCCGCCGACCAAACGATCGACGGGGCGAAGTAG